The following proteins are encoded in a genomic region of Gavia stellata isolate bGavSte3 unplaced genomic scaffold, bGavSte3.hap2 HAP2_SCAFFOLD_42, whole genome shotgun sequence:
- the LOC132321508 gene encoding olfactory receptor 14A16-like: protein MSNSSSISQFLLLAFADTRELQLLHFWLFLGIYLAALLGNGLIITAIACDHHLHSPMYFFLLNLSFIDLGFVSTTLPKAMANSLWDTRAISYAGCAAQVFFVLFLMSAEFFLLTVMAFDRYIAICKPLHYGS from the coding sequence atgtccaacagcagctccatcagccagttcctcctcctggcattcgcagacacacgggagctgcagctcttgcacttctggctcttcctgggcatctacctggctgccctcctgggtaatggcctcatcatcaccgccatagcctgcgaccaccacctccacagccccatgtacttcttcctcctcaacctttCCTTCATCGACCTGGGCTTCgtctccaccactctccccaaagccatggccaattccctctgggacaccagggccatctcctatgcaggatgtgctgcccaagtcttttttgttttatttttgatgtcagcagaattttttcttctcactgtcatggccttcgaccgctacattgccatctgcaaacccctgcactatgggagc